One window of the Natrinema sp. CBA1119 genome contains the following:
- a CDS encoding ribonucleotide-diphosphate reductase subunit beta, producing the protein MATNEPSMQLETGTRSHNYYRNAVEKHWDPHEIDLAADVAGAAELSEPAFRGLKQSLALFGAGEESVTEDLAPLAVVLEEIGDQMFITTQLYEESKHTDFFDRYWREVIHTEEERRGQALSSPTDEKWFNEPYDELFERNERAMARLLEEDTPENRAKAHCHYHLTIEGILAQTGYYGLTLAYGENEPELPDLPGLVEGLKLIRSDEGRHVGFGMAKLKELVSEGDVDPDLLRETVDELVPLVQESLTSDDGASSEGGPGPNPSDLADYAYTKHEQRMRQITTASERIPDVEELTELDA; encoded by the coding sequence ATGGCCACTAACGAGCCGTCGATGCAACTCGAGACCGGAACCCGATCGCACAACTACTACCGAAACGCGGTTGAGAAGCACTGGGATCCCCACGAGATCGATCTCGCGGCGGACGTAGCGGGAGCGGCCGAGCTCTCCGAGCCGGCCTTTAGGGGGCTGAAGCAGTCGCTCGCGCTGTTCGGCGCGGGAGAGGAGTCGGTGACGGAGGATCTCGCGCCGCTGGCGGTCGTCCTGGAGGAGATCGGCGATCAGATGTTCATCACGACGCAGCTCTACGAGGAGTCCAAACACACCGACTTCTTCGATCGCTACTGGCGCGAAGTGATCCACACCGAAGAGGAGCGCCGCGGGCAGGCGCTCTCGTCGCCGACCGACGAGAAGTGGTTCAACGAGCCCTACGACGAACTGTTCGAGCGCAACGAGCGGGCGATGGCGCGCCTCCTCGAGGAGGATACGCCAGAAAACCGCGCGAAGGCCCACTGCCACTACCACCTGACGATCGAGGGGATTCTGGCCCAGACCGGCTACTACGGACTCACCCTCGCGTACGGTGAGAACGAACCCGAACTCCCCGATCTGCCGGGACTGGTCGAGGGACTCAAACTGATTCGCAGCGACGAGGGACGCCACGTCGGCTTCGGGATGGCGAAACTCAAGGAACTCGTGAGCGAGGGCGACGTCGATCCCGACCTCCTCCGCGAGACGGTCGACGAATTGGTGCCGCTCGTCCAGGAGAGCCTGACGAGCGACGACGGGGCCAGCTCCGAGGGAGGCCCCGGTCCGAACCCCTCCGACCTCGCCGACTACGCGTACACGAAACACGAACAGCGAATGCGCCAGATCACCACCGCGAGCGAGCGGATTCCGGACGTCGAGGAACTGACCGAACTCGACGCCTGA
- a CDS encoding DUF5796 family protein has protein sequence MSARNNVAPGTIGVDLVDGGVVVEYHDGREVFYHGPPEPVDGPLTTPPGKEVHVLVTDPDGVEGVMTYVNDRNTHDDILETTGVGRVMLERDDEEDLFPGVTVATEAYSVRVEADLSLVDGRVFVFAEDEMSEHAYELVEATD, from the coding sequence ATGAGCGCACGGAACAACGTCGCCCCCGGTACGATCGGCGTCGATCTCGTCGACGGTGGCGTCGTCGTCGAGTACCACGACGGTCGAGAGGTGTTCTACCACGGTCCGCCCGAACCCGTCGACGGACCGCTGACGACGCCACCGGGGAAGGAAGTCCACGTCCTCGTCACCGACCCCGACGGCGTCGAGGGTGTCATGACGTACGTCAACGATCGCAACACGCACGACGATATCCTCGAGACGACCGGCGTCGGCCGCGTGATGCTCGAGCGCGACGACGAGGAGGACCTGTTCCCGGGCGTCACCGTCGCGACGGAGGCCTACTCGGTCCGCGTCGAAGCCGACCTCTCGCTCGTCGACGGTCGCGTCTTCGTCTTCGCCGAGGACGAGATGAGCGAGCACGCCTACGAACTCGTCGAGGCGACCGACTGA
- a CDS encoding shikimate kinase, with protein MDGRAVAPAAGTVLNALATGTGSAFAIDLETTASVELTNDGEIVGTIAGQPEADTTLVERCAAMTIVEYAERAGLDETDVGARVDTESEVPMAAGLKSSSAAANATVLATLDALEVADSVERIEACRLGVRAAREAGVTATGAFDDASASMLGGVTVTDNTADALLAREEVDWHALVYTPPEQSYSADADVSACERVAPMADLVEELALEGRYGEAMTVNGFAFCGALEFSTGPMIDALPDVTGVSLSGTGPSYVAIGERETLERVKPRWDERDGTTRLLQTRTDGTRTT; from the coding sequence ATGGATGGCCGCGCTGTCGCCCCCGCAGCCGGGACGGTACTCAACGCACTCGCGACCGGAACCGGCTCGGCGTTCGCGATCGACCTCGAGACGACGGCATCCGTCGAACTCACGAACGACGGCGAGATCGTCGGGACGATTGCCGGCCAGCCCGAGGCCGACACGACGCTCGTCGAGCGCTGTGCCGCGATGACGATCGTCGAGTACGCCGAGCGGGCCGGGCTGGACGAGACCGACGTGGGTGCGCGCGTCGATACCGAGAGCGAGGTCCCGATGGCCGCCGGACTGAAGAGTTCCAGCGCCGCGGCCAACGCGACGGTGCTCGCGACGCTCGACGCCCTCGAGGTCGCGGATTCGGTCGAGCGGATCGAGGCCTGCCGACTCGGCGTTCGGGCCGCCCGCGAGGCCGGTGTGACGGCGACGGGCGCGTTCGACGACGCCAGCGCGAGTATGCTCGGCGGCGTGACGGTGACCGACAACACGGCCGACGCGCTACTCGCCCGCGAGGAAGTCGACTGGCACGCACTGGTCTACACGCCACCCGAACAGTCCTACAGTGCGGACGCCGACGTGTCGGCCTGCGAGCGCGTCGCTCCGATGGCCGACCTCGTCGAAGAGCTCGCGCTCGAGGGACGCTACGGCGAGGCCATGACCGTCAACGGCTTCGCCTTCTGTGGCGCACTCGAGTTCTCGACGGGACCGATGATCGACGCCTTGCCCGACGTTACCGGGGTTTCGCTCTCCGGAACCGGACCGAGCTACGTCGCCATCGGCGAGCGGGAGACGCTCGAGAGAGTGAAACCGCGATGGGACGAGCGCGACGGAACGACACGATTACTGCAGACGCGAACGGACGGAACACGAACGACATGA
- a CDS encoding chorismate mutase: protein MTREHTATVTDGGIDEEDRTPEEMDLDELREEIRTIDQEIVELIAQRTYVADTIAAVKDEQGLPTTDEKQEQQVMERAGDNAEQFDVDANLVKAIFRLLIELNKVEQRESR from the coding sequence ATGACTCGAGAGCACACTGCAACGGTGACGGATGGCGGAATCGACGAGGAGGATCGTACGCCCGAAGAGATGGACCTCGACGAACTTCGCGAGGAGATCCGGACGATCGATCAGGAGATCGTCGAACTGATCGCTCAGCGAACCTACGTCGCGGACACGATCGCTGCGGTCAAGGACGAACAGGGGCTGCCGACGACCGACGAGAAACAGGAACAACAGGTCATGGAGCGGGCCGGCGATAACGCCGAGCAGTTCGACGTCGATGCGAATTTGGTGAAGGCTATCTTCCGGCTGCTGATCGAACTGAACAAAGTAGAACAGCGAGAGAGCCGGTAG
- a CDS encoding helix-turn-helix domain-containing protein, with product MTLSAKFRIPVKILPLGSIISNFDNIVFELVRVIPTQDGFIPYFWVSGENLNEFEHALEDHPRILSLELLDTVNHDRLYQAEWDVKHGEFFAGLIDTDAAVLEAYSNGRYWFFHFRFPDHDQLTQFYNYCVENEIRGIELEHVYSLNERSSHFFEYNLTPEQREALVLAAQRGYFSTPREVTLEELATELDISQQALSQRVRGATEKVVLGALNLPLKPE from the coding sequence ATGACTCTCAGCGCGAAGTTTCGAATTCCAGTCAAAATCCTTCCGTTGGGATCTATTATATCGAATTTCGATAATATTGTGTTTGAACTCGTTCGTGTTATCCCGACCCAAGATGGCTTCATTCCGTACTTTTGGGTATCGGGTGAGAATTTGAATGAGTTTGAACACGCTCTTGAAGACCATCCTCGTATCCTCTCACTCGAACTGCTTGATACTGTTAATCACGACCGGCTCTATCAAGCCGAGTGGGACGTGAAACATGGAGAGTTCTTCGCAGGTCTTATCGACACGGATGCCGCAGTTCTGGAGGCATATAGCAACGGCAGATACTGGTTTTTTCATTTCCGTTTCCCGGATCATGACCAACTGACTCAGTTCTATAACTATTGCGTGGAAAACGAGATCAGGGGAATTGAACTAGAACACGTCTATTCGTTAAATGAGCGGTCAAGCCACTTTTTTGAGTACAATCTTACTCCAGAACAGCGAGAGGCGCTTGTCCTTGCCGCTCAACGTGGATACTTCAGCACACCACGTGAGGTGACTCTTGAGGAACTCGCTACTGAACTTGACATCTCTCAACAGGCCCTTTCACAACGGGTTAGAGGTGCCACCGAAAAAGTCGTATTAGGTGCGCTGAATCTGCCTCTCAAACCGGAATAG